One stretch of Flavobacteriales bacterium DNA includes these proteins:
- a CDS encoding outer membrane protein transport protein, which translates to MKKILFSVLALSSFAAYAGGFQVNLQGIRSVALGGAYVGLAHGPATAFFNPGGLVNNRGHQFSLGFNTIHPSISLQTEAYDNIDLTTKMSTPIYFYYSGQLTEKLSVGFGLNNQFGNSSSFEDDWQGRYIVQNIGLRTFMFQPTVAYKIHEKLSVGLGGVYTTGAFSYEKAVPLTGSAAEYGKARLEGGANSFSFNVGLFSKLVETEKVTLSIGADYRSGINLSIDDGTATFTDIPPSLLETFPESTKFSGKLSLPSVTTAGLALNYKLSEKNEITFLYDYALNGWSSYDTLAFDFENEATPDSKTPKNWTNASAHRFGVEFKMNKIYFRAGVYHDQTPTEENNVSPEAPERTHMAPTFGLGANISDNIELDLSYIPQNYSGETAAGTAGFEYKYNRSINVLSISATIKLKGKEKETEIK; encoded by the coding sequence ATGAAAAAAATACTTTTTTCTGTATTAGCGTTATCAAGTTTTGCGGCTTATGCAGGAGGCTTTCAAGTCAACCTTCAAGGGATTCGTTCTGTAGCATTAGGAGGAGCTTATGTAGGTTTGGCTCATGGTCCAGCTACAGCATTCTTTAACCCAGGTGGTTTAGTTAACAATAGAGGACATCAATTTAGTTTAGGTTTTAATACCATTCATCCCTCGATATCTTTACAAACTGAGGCTTATGATAATATTGATTTAACCACTAAAATGTCGACTCCAATTTACTTTTATTACAGTGGTCAGTTAACAGAAAAATTATCTGTAGGTTTTGGTTTAAATAACCAGTTTGGAAATAGCTCTTCTTTTGAGGATGATTGGCAAGGGAGATATATCGTTCAAAATATAGGTTTAAGAACTTTTATGTTTCAACCTACTGTAGCCTATAAAATACACGAAAAGCTAAGTGTGGGATTAGGAGGTGTATATACAACAGGAGCTTTTAGTTATGAAAAAGCTGTACCTCTTACTGGAAGTGCTGCCGAATATGGAAAAGCCAGATTAGAAGGTGGAGCAAATAGCTTTAGTTTTAATGTTGGATTATTCTCTAAACTGGTAGAAACAGAAAAAGTGACATTGAGCATTGGAGCAGATTATCGTTCTGGAATTAATTTGTCTATTGATGATGGGACAGCAACTTTTACCGATATTCCACCTTCTTTATTGGAAACTTTTCCAGAAAGCACCAAGTTTAGTGGTAAATTAAGTTTGCCAAGTGTGACTACAGCTGGTTTAGCTCTAAATTATAAGTTAAGTGAAAAAAATGAAATCACATTCTTATACGACTATGCATTAAACGGTTGGTCGAGTTACGATACTTTAGCTTTTGATTTTGAAAATGAAGCCACACCAGATTCTAAAACACCTAAAAACTGGACCAATGCTTCGGCACATCGATTTGGGGTTGAGTTTAAAATGAACAAAATTTACTTTAGAGCAGGGGTTTATCACGATCAAACTCCTACAGAAGAAAATAATGTGAGTCCAGAGGCTCCAGAGCGTACACACATGGCTCCAACATTTGGTTTAGGAGCGAATATTTCAGATAATATTGAATTGGATTTATCTTACATTCCTCAAAATTATTCAGGAG
- a CDS encoding NUDIX domain-containing protein gives MYKVFIDSLAVYFAKKAPEIKNIFVEQTKIYKVQKGEFNVVLTKILDFKDQNIDKLVFITENVEELWLFFKSNFQHRIAGGGVVFNKKSNVLMIYRNEKWDLPKGHLDNNETIEACAIREVEEECGIVQPKIVKKISVTYHTYEYKGKNVLKENHWFLMSYDGEGQFQPQIEEGITEVAWKTQDEIKDCLQNSYGSIQDVIEALGEL, from the coding sequence ATGTACAAAGTTTTTATAGATTCATTAGCAGTTTATTTTGCAAAAAAAGCCCCAGAAATTAAAAATATTTTTGTAGAGCAAACAAAAATATACAAAGTACAAAAAGGGGAATTTAATGTTGTTTTAACGAAAATTTTAGATTTTAAAGATCAAAACATAGATAAACTTGTTTTTATTACTGAAAATGTAGAGGAATTGTGGTTATTTTTTAAATCCAATTTTCAACATAGAATAGCAGGAGGTGGAGTTGTTTTTAACAAAAAAAGCAACGTGTTAATGATCTATAGAAATGAAAAGTGGGATTTACCCAAGGGGCACTTAGATAACAATGAAACTATTGAAGCTTGTGCAATTAGGGAAGTTGAAGAAGAGTGCGGAATTGTTCAGCCTAAAATAGTAAAAAAAATATCGGTTACTTATCATACTTATGAGTACAAAGGGAAAAACGTCTTAAAGGAAAATCATTGGTTTTTGATGAGTTATGACGGAGAAGGTCAATTTCAACCTCAAATTGAAGAGGGAATTACAGAAGTGGCTTGGAAGACACAAGATGAAATTAAGGACTGTCTCCAAAATTCATACGGTTCTATTCAAGATGTTATTGAGGCATTAGGCGAACTATAA
- the pyrE gene encoding orotate phosphoribosyltransferase, whose protein sequence is MNNRIESELKVAEFLLQIKAVKLTPSTPITWASGWKSPIYCDNRKTLSYPQIRTYIRQQFVDLITDEFGKPDVIAGVATGGIAMGALVAQDLGIPFVYVRSSAKAHGLTNQIEGVLEQGQSVVVLEDLVSTGNSSLTAVKALKEAGATIKGMAAIFTYGFAIAEENFKAANCKLATLTNYDSLLQQALNTRFVKDEEIDALKDWRKSPSTWDK, encoded by the coding sequence ATGAATAATAGAATTGAATCGGAGTTAAAGGTAGCAGAATTTTTGCTACAAATCAAAGCTGTAAAGCTAACGCCCTCGACACCAATAACTTGGGCTTCAGGATGGAAATCTCCAATCTATTGTGATAATCGCAAGACATTATCTTATCCACAAATAAGAACATACATTAGACAACAATTTGTTGACCTCATTACTGATGAATTTGGGAAACCTGATGTAATCGCTGGTGTTGCAACTGGTGGTATAGCAATGGGGGCCTTGGTAGCTCAAGATTTAGGTATTCCATTTGTTTATGTTCGTTCATCAGCTAAGGCTCATGGGCTAACTAATCAAATAGAAGGTGTTTTAGAGCAAGGACAATCTGTTGTGGTTTTAGAGGACTTAGTTTCTACAGGAAATAGTAGTTTAACTGCTGTAAAGGCTCTTAAAGAAGCTGGAGCTACCATAAAGGGTATGGCTGCTATTTTTACCTATGGGTTTGCTATAGCTGAAGAAAATTTTAAAGCTGCAAATTGTAAGTTAGCTACATTGACGAACTATGATAGCTTATTACAACAAGCATTAAACACTCGTTTTGTAAAAGACGAAGAAATTGATGCGCTAAAAGATTGGAGAAAATCCCCTAGTACATGGGACAAATAA